The Nitrosopumilus sp. DNA window AAATTCATACAGTATAAAGTATGTATCAAATGTGTATCCAACTTTTTGGACCGTTTTTCTTGAAAAAGACATCCAGGTGGATGGGATGGTGTTTCTTTCTAGTTTAAAGTCAGATAACAATGACGAGTCATTTGGATGGTATGTGTATCCTGATTATGTCTCAGAGAGTTCTAAAAAAATTTTAAGAAAAATAAACCAGACCTTTTCAGATGAATGGAATACAACAGAATGGACAATTAGATAAACTACTGGTTTGTTTGGAATAGAACTAGACTATAAAGTGTTAAATAATTTTCAATTCATTGATAGAAATCTTGTTTGTAAAAACCGATTCTAAGAAATATTAATAAATCATAAGTCAGTTGTCTAAGAGTAACGATGGAGACAAACCGAATTGCAGGATATGTTGTCATATTGATAGCAGTTGGGGGTGTTGCAATTGCTGTTTCCCTTTGGGACAGTGATGGAGACAAAATACCAGATATCGTTGATAATTGTCCAGATGTGTATAATCCTGATCAAGCAGATTCTAATGGCAATAAGATTGGAGATGCATGTGAAAATATAAACTCTGGAGATTCTTCACGTTA harbors:
- a CDS encoding thrombospondin type 3 repeat-containing protein, with the translated sequence METNRIAGYVVILIAVGGVAIAVSLWDSDGDKIPDIVDNCPDVYNPDQADSNGNKIGDACENINSGDSSR